A window from Nitrospirota bacterium encodes these proteins:
- a CDS encoding efflux RND transporter periplasmic adaptor subunit: protein MMRLPAQRRVGITALVILLVATGLFITRLGERVTSQPTDATVSPEPAVPVELVPVAVGPVTETATAVGTLEANESVLIRPELPGLVTQISFQEGQAVDQGAVLIELDDAELRAQTAQAAAQERIARSTYERLQRLNRNPSTIVPPQQLDEARSALQAAEANTVAFAERLKKTKLRAPFAGTLGLRRVSPGDYVRPGQDLVNLEDLRTLKIDFKVPETFLRALFVGQPVTVETDAYPGETFSGEIYAVDPRVEAVNRALHVRARVPNPDGKLRPGLFARVTVILTRRDDALLIPEEAVVFQGDKSFVYRVIDRVARRTEVTLGARAGTLVHVRSGLDRGDVVVRAGHHKLKDGLRIAGEVVHRSP from the coding sequence ATGATGCGACTGCCTGCGCAACGCCGTGTCGGGATAACGGCCCTCGTCATCCTCCTCGTCGCGACCGGATTGTTCATCACGCGACTGGGAGAACGCGTCACCAGCCAGCCGACCGATGCGACGGTATCTCCGGAGCCGGCCGTGCCGGTGGAACTCGTCCCCGTCGCGGTGGGGCCGGTGACTGAGACGGCGACCGCCGTGGGCACGCTGGAAGCCAACGAATCGGTGCTGATCCGCCCGGAGCTGCCCGGTCTGGTGACGCAGATCTCCTTTCAGGAGGGCCAGGCCGTGGACCAAGGCGCCGTGCTGATCGAATTGGACGACGCGGAGCTCCGGGCGCAGACGGCTCAGGCCGCCGCGCAGGAACGGATCGCGCGATCGACCTACGAACGATTGCAGCGCCTGAACCGCAACCCGAGCACCATCGTCCCGCCGCAACAACTCGACGAGGCCCGCAGCGCCCTCCAGGCAGCGGAGGCCAACACCGTCGCCTTCGCCGAACGGCTGAAGAAAACCAAGCTGCGCGCGCCGTTCGCCGGCACCCTCGGGCTCCGTCGCGTCTCGCCCGGGGATTATGTCCGGCCGGGGCAGGATCTGGTCAACCTGGAGGATCTCCGCACGCTGAAAATCGACTTCAAGGTGCCGGAGACCTTTCTCCGCGCGCTCTTCGTCGGCCAACCGGTGACCGTCGAGACCGACGCCTATCCGGGAGAAACGTTTTCCGGCGAGATCTACGCGGTCGATCCGCGCGTGGAAGCCGTGAATCGGGCTCTCCACGTCCGCGCGCGCGTGCCCAATCCGGACGGCAAATTACGCCCCGGCCTGTTCGCCAGGGTCACGGTGATCCTCACCCGGCGGGACGACGCGCTGCTGATCCCCGAGGAAGCGGTCGTGTTCCAGGGGGACAAATCCTTCGTGTACCGCGTCATCGACCGCGTCGCGCGGCGGACCGAGGTGACGTTGGGCGCCCGAGCAGGCACGCTGGTGCACGTCCGGAGCGGCCTCGATCGCGGCGACGTGGTCGTGCGGGCCGGGCATCACAAGCTCAAGGACGGCCTGCGAATCGCCGGCGAGGTCGTTCACCGTTCACCGTGA
- a CDS encoding PepSY-associated TM helix domain-containing protein: protein MAESSSPLEQDSAAVLADAASSRRTVHSHALRKLWLNAHLYVGLILGGLFVLLSLTGSILVFYKAIDEWLNPGQVTATGRGPYRPLGEILAAVRAAHPEWTGPDSLRLPEHERDTFLAWYKLPTGAPDKFRWIEVRVDPYTAEVRSSGREWGGTFVSFIYELHESLLLDELGETIVGFGAVFLLLSVGTGLYLWWPRRGRVREAFKMTPGGSAIRRHYDLHKLGGLSSAVVLFILAFTGVYLAFPDYVIALVRLFSPVQDASKDLRVEPIAAADPISVERAVAVAREVFPDAELKWIGFPDRDRHTGLYQVGLRQPGEVRITGGQSHVWINAWTGDVVRVRDWRRFTAGETFIAWLFPLHNGEALGLIGRWIVCVAGFAPLLLYVTALRMWWLKRRARLRQKMRPAHRPSQTSALIHSS from the coding sequence ATGGCCGAATCTTCTTCTCCCCTCGAACAAGACTCCGCCGCCGTCCTCGCGGACGCGGCCTCATCCCGGCGGACGGTCCATTCCCATGCGCTGCGGAAGCTGTGGCTCAACGCGCATCTCTATGTCGGGCTCATCCTGGGCGGCCTCTTCGTCCTCCTGAGTCTCACCGGCAGTATCCTGGTCTTCTATAAAGCGATCGACGAGTGGCTCAATCCCGGGCAAGTGACCGCAACGGGCCGAGGGCCGTACCGCCCCCTTGGGGAGATCCTCGCCGCCGTGCGGGCGGCCCATCCCGAGTGGACGGGCCCCGACAGCCTGCGCCTGCCCGAGCACGAGCGGGACACCTTTCTCGCCTGGTACAAACTCCCGACCGGCGCACCTGATAAGTTCCGCTGGATCGAGGTGCGGGTCGATCCCTACACCGCGGAGGTGCGCAGTTCCGGGCGCGAATGGGGCGGAACGTTCGTGTCATTCATCTATGAGCTGCACGAATCCTTGCTCTTGGACGAACTCGGCGAAACGATCGTCGGGTTCGGCGCCGTGTTCCTCCTCCTGTCGGTCGGCACCGGCCTGTACCTGTGGTGGCCGAGGCGGGGTCGGGTACGGGAGGCGTTCAAGATGACGCCGGGCGGAAGCGCCATCCGGCGGCACTACGACCTGCACAAGCTCGGCGGATTGTCCAGCGCGGTCGTGCTGTTCATCCTGGCCTTCACGGGCGTCTACCTTGCCTTTCCCGACTACGTGATCGCGCTCGTCAGGTTGTTCTCTCCCGTTCAGGACGCGTCGAAAGACCTTCGGGTCGAGCCGATCGCGGCGGCCGACCCGATTTCGGTCGAACGGGCCGTCGCCGTCGCCCGCGAAGTTTTCCCGGACGCCGAACTGAAGTGGATCGGCTTCCCGGATCGAGACCGGCATACAGGTTTGTATCAGGTGGGGTTGCGGCAGCCGGGCGAGGTGCGAATAACCGGCGGACAGAGCCACGTATGGATCAATGCGTGGACCGGCGACGTCGTGCGGGTCCGCGATTGGCGTCGTTTCACGGCTGGAGAGACCTTCATCGCCTGGCTCTTCCCACTGCACAACGGCGAGGCTCTCGGCTTGATCGGGCGCTGGATCGTGTGCGTCGCCGGATTCGCGCCGCTCCTGCTGTACGTCACCGCCCTCCGCATGTGGTGGCTGAAACGACGGGCCCGTTTGCGGCAGAAGATGCGGCCCGCTCATCGGCCGAGCCAGACTAGCGCGCTCATCCACTCATCTTGA
- a CDS encoding DUF4136 domain-containing protein has protein sequence MTTHWVRAFAVGLMLCGLGCARTVTVEVHGKGETPIPPHVTYAVFPAVEVEKDPAFAAYARLVAKKMNEQGYKETESRTAKLAVYLAYGMSESSPGTMSRGSSSTMGTPGGIGTGGGTYGTSVASSDPSTVRQYTGQVVVVIGDLPKSREAGSLVELWRGNATATGLTKDLPGLMPLLVEAAFRHFGQTTAGTVQHTFGEEEIKKLRGTP, from the coding sequence ATGACGACGCATTGGGTTCGGGCGTTCGCAGTTGGGCTGATGCTGTGTGGGCTGGGATGCGCCCGGACCGTCACCGTGGAGGTCCATGGGAAAGGCGAGACGCCGATTCCCCCGCACGTCACCTATGCGGTGTTTCCCGCCGTGGAAGTGGAGAAAGATCCGGCGTTTGCCGCCTATGCTCGGCTCGTCGCCAAGAAAATGAACGAACAGGGATATAAAGAAACGGAGTCCCGAACGGCGAAGCTGGCGGTGTATCTCGCCTACGGTATGAGCGAATCCTCGCCCGGGACCATGTCCCGAGGATCGTCGTCCACGATGGGAACCCCGGGCGGAATAGGCACCGGCGGCGGAACCTACGGCACGAGCGTCGCTTCATCCGACCCGAGCACGGTCAGACAGTACACCGGTCAGGTGGTGGTCGTGATCGGCGATTTGCCGAAGTCCCGCGAGGCCGGGTCGCTGGTGGAACTCTGGAGAGGGAACGCGACGGCCACCGGTCTCACCAAGGATCTGCCGGGGCTGATGCCGCTGCTGGTCGAGGCGGCCTTTCGGCATTTCGGCCAAACGACCGCCGGCACGGTGCAGCACACCTTCGGCGAGGAGGAGATCAAGAAGCTGCGGGGGACTCCCTAG
- a CDS encoding ribbon-helix-helix protein, CopG family, whose product MRKTKPITISLPADILRETERIAREEVRTRTDVIRDALNQYVASRRWRRLRQWGAQTAERLGLNTEEDLQRLLERVQPKRGKARA is encoded by the coding sequence ATGCGGAAGACCAAGCCCATCACAATTTCGTTGCCGGCCGACATCCTCCGCGAGACGGAACGGATTGCGCGGGAAGAAGTACGCACGAGAACCGACGTGATTCGCGACGCGTTGAATCAGTATGTGGCCTCTCGCCGGTGGCGGCGTCTTCGTCAATGGGGCGCACAAACCGCCGAACGATTGGGGCTGAACACGGAAGAAGACCTCCAGCGCCTGCTCGAGCGCGTTCAACCCAAAAGAGGAAAAGCGCGGGCGTGA
- a CDS encoding RNA polymerase sigma factor codes for MIHGDLLQLFQACAPDLHRFFAKRVRCEHTAADLTQETYLRLTGLGRLESVRNVRAFLFQIADNLAIDHLRSRTRFRRRYAGAPSADLVAATPPPDRELAAKQEWRILQDAIAELPPKCRTAFWGERARSTR; via the coding sequence TTGATCCACGGCGACCTGCTTCAACTCTTTCAAGCCTGCGCGCCGGACCTGCACCGGTTTTTTGCCAAACGCGTGCGGTGCGAGCACACCGCGGCCGATCTGACACAGGAAACCTACCTGCGCCTGACCGGGCTCGGGCGGCTGGAGTCCGTCCGGAATGTGCGGGCCTTTCTGTTTCAGATCGCCGACAACTTGGCGATCGATCATCTGCGTTCCCGAACCCGATTTCGGCGACGGTATGCCGGAGCGCCGTCGGCTGACTTGGTCGCCGCGACCCCGCCTCCGGACCGCGAACTGGCGGCGAAGCAGGAATGGAGAATCCTGCAAGACGCCATTGCCGAATTGCCGCCGAAATGCCGGACGGCCTTTTGGGGCGAACGAGCGAGGTCAACGCGGTGA
- a CDS encoding TonB-dependent siderophore receptor: protein MSSESGRGDASEPRSRQGRGGLVAAMLVALIGWFGLSSEMLLAQESSARGERVFDIPAQPLSSALLQFSDVAGLELFYDADMTRGVQTHGVSGVHTREEALRLLLAGTGLTYRVTSEGTVTLERAAPPTPPAPAAQIPKPPATPEGTPPNAQDGQKPVKVPEIVVKEVQDKGYVTEDATSATKSATPLVETPQSITVITRDRMTAQEVNTIAEALRYTAGVQAEPFGFEPRFTFLRFRGFDATTNGLFRDGLQLRNPGFAVSYNLEPYGAERIEVLRGPASFLYGQGSPGGLLNYITKRPTRESFHELQFLSGSFGRNEGRLDFGGRLTDSDAFSYRLTGLFRESGTQIDQVPFDRVYIAPAVTWRAAASTQITLLAHFQKDQLRSSQALPAEGTLRTNPHGRVSPARFTGFPDIDKENRTESAVGYILEHRLAPDWDFVQKLRYTMTELDLMNVFSNTFAADKRTIGRGAFGSLGKLNALTVDNQVHGRFSTGPLQHAVLGGVDFWRITVKLRQTFAAASSIDIFNRFDYGAPFTLPSVFLDQHVTQLQTGIYLQDQVKLYDRLLLTVGGRHDWATNDTRDNMTPSASLRQHDRKATGRAALTYLFDIGLAPYISYSTFFLPSIGLSPTGQPFTPETGRQYEAGLKYQPKGSRSFLTAALFDLTRENYVQVDPGTFFQVQRGKARSRGLELEGLASFDNGLDLIATYTLLDNEVLKSADPREIGKRLTQTPAQFGSVWAKYTVPDGTWKGLGIGGGARYTGHTYSDVANTFRVPSFVVGDAVVDYVWRNYRIALNITNIFNHDAFSCFDRGGTNFCVFGERRTVVGTVAYRW from the coding sequence ATGTCGAGCGAATCAGGGAGGGGAGACGCTTCCGAGCCACGGTCTAGACAAGGACGCGGCGGCCTCGTCGCAGCGATGCTCGTCGCGTTGATCGGCTGGTTCGGACTGTCGAGCGAGATGCTGCTCGCTCAGGAATCATCTGCAAGAGGGGAGAGGGTATTCGACATTCCGGCGCAGCCCTTGTCCTCCGCGCTGCTTCAATTCTCCGACGTCGCCGGACTGGAGTTGTTCTACGACGCGGACATGACGCGCGGGGTGCAGACTCACGGCGTGTCGGGGGTCCACACGCGCGAGGAGGCGTTGCGCCTGCTGCTGGCCGGCACCGGCTTGACCTATCGCGTCACCAGCGAAGGAACCGTCACGCTGGAGCGCGCCGCACCGCCGACACCGCCGGCGCCGGCCGCGCAGATCCCAAAACCGCCGGCGACGCCCGAGGGCACGCCGCCCAACGCACAGGACGGCCAAAAGCCGGTGAAGGTTCCGGAGATCGTCGTCAAGGAGGTTCAAGACAAAGGCTATGTGACCGAGGACGCGACCTCGGCCACAAAAAGCGCGACGCCCCTGGTCGAGACACCGCAGTCGATCACGGTGATTACGCGCGATCGGATGACCGCCCAGGAGGTCAATACCATCGCCGAAGCGCTGCGGTACACCGCCGGCGTGCAGGCGGAGCCCTTCGGCTTCGAGCCTCGCTTCACCTTTCTGCGATTCCGCGGGTTCGATGCCACCACCAACGGGCTGTTCCGGGATGGATTGCAACTTCGCAACCCGGGCTTTGCCGTCAGTTACAACCTCGAGCCCTACGGCGCCGAACGGATCGAAGTGCTGCGCGGGCCGGCGTCGTTTCTCTATGGGCAGGGGAGCCCCGGTGGATTGCTCAACTACATCACCAAGCGCCCAACCCGGGAATCGTTCCACGAGCTGCAATTTCTGTCCGGCAGCTTCGGACGAAACGAAGGGCGTCTGGATTTCGGCGGCCGGCTCACGGACAGCGACGCATTTTCATACCGCCTCACCGGCTTGTTCCGGGAAAGCGGCACGCAGATCGACCAGGTCCCGTTCGATCGGGTGTACATCGCGCCGGCGGTCACGTGGCGGGCGGCGGCGAGCACCCAGATCACCTTGCTGGCGCATTTCCAGAAAGATCAGCTCCGGTCCTCTCAGGCCTTGCCGGCCGAGGGTACGCTCCGCACGAATCCCCACGGGAGGGTCTCACCGGCCCGGTTCACCGGCTTTCCCGACATTGACAAGGAGAACCGAACGGAGTCCGCGGTCGGCTACATCTTGGAACACCGCCTGGCGCCCGATTGGGATTTCGTCCAAAAGCTCCGCTACACCATGACCGAGTTGGACCTCATGAACGTCTTCAGCAACACGTTCGCCGCGGACAAGCGGACGATCGGGAGAGGAGCCTTCGGATCGCTGGGCAAGCTCAATGCCTTGACCGTGGACAACCAGGTGCACGGGAGGTTCTCAACGGGTCCGCTCCAGCACGCGGTCTTGGGAGGCGTGGACTTCTGGCGGATCACGGTGAAGTTGCGGCAGACCTTCGCCGCCGCCTCCAGCATCGACATTTTCAACCGCTTCGATTATGGGGCTCCGTTCACGCTCCCGTCCGTGTTCTTGGATCAACACGTCACCCAACTGCAGACGGGCATCTACCTCCAGGACCAAGTCAAGCTCTACGACCGTCTGCTGTTGACGGTCGGCGGCCGCCACGATTGGGCGACCAACGACACGCGGGACAACATGACACCCTCGGCGAGCCTGCGCCAGCACGACCGCAAGGCCACCGGTCGCGCCGCCTTGACCTATCTGTTCGACATCGGCCTGGCGCCGTACATCAGCTATTCGACGTTCTTTCTGCCGTCGATCGGATTGAGTCCCACGGGACAGCCGTTTACGCCGGAAACCGGCCGGCAATATGAAGCCGGACTCAAGTATCAGCCCAAAGGCTCACGGAGCTTTCTGACCGCCGCCCTGTTCGATCTCACGAGGGAGAACTACGTGCAGGTCGATCCGGGGACGTTCTTCCAGGTGCAGCGGGGCAAGGCGCGGTCACGCGGTCTGGAATTGGAAGGCCTCGCCAGCTTCGACAACGGGCTGGACCTGATCGCGACCTATACGCTGCTCGACAACGAAGTGCTGAAGAGCGCCGATCCGAGGGAAATCGGCAAGCGGCTGACCCAGACGCCGGCGCAATTCGGTTCAGTGTGGGCGAAATATACGGTGCCGGACGGAACCTGGAAAGGGTTGGGCATCGGCGGCGGCGCGAGGTACACGGGGCACACCTATTCCGATGTCGCCAACACGTTCAGGGTGCCGAGTTTCGTGGTCGGCGACGCAGTGGTCGACTACGTCTGGCGCAACTACCGCATCGCGCTGAACATCACCAATATCTTCAATCATGACGCCTTCTCCTGCTTCGATCGCGGCGGCACCAACTTCTGCGTCTTCGGCGAGCGCCGCACCGTCGTGGGCACCGTCGCATACCGGTGGTGA
- a CDS encoding FecR family protein: MNARAQHDRRGDATTEAIEWVVRLQDHETPVSDRERFEAWLAAAPTHAAAYANLAAFWNGLDALAPEDVCEIEQAIEKRAGASGDARHSSRRRRRQLRVAALAASLAAATVGAGWLAETLHWSADYRTAVGEHRTVPLADGSVMEMNTGTAVSVMFSDEARRITLHEGEAMFTVAPDSSRPFEVAAAAGVTRALGTAFNVRAEDDRVTVTVLQHQVLISAGQSPPTRLSSGQQTTYGPDGAIGPVREVDADRVVAWRRGRLVFDNQPLAEVLHELSRYSRGYILLPDPALQSVSVTGVFDTTHPDRALRTIEETLPIRAVRLTDRLVLLYQQRLSTRPPALDSRLPH; encoded by the coding sequence ATGAACGCACGAGCGCAACATGATCGCCGCGGTGACGCGACCACTGAAGCCATCGAGTGGGTGGTTCGTCTGCAGGACCACGAGACACCTGTTTCGGACCGCGAGCGATTTGAAGCGTGGCTGGCCGCCGCGCCGACGCATGCCGCCGCCTATGCGAATCTGGCGGCATTCTGGAACGGATTGGACGCGCTCGCACCCGAAGATGTGTGCGAGATCGAGCAGGCGATCGAGAAACGAGCGGGCGCGTCGGGAGACGCCCGACATTCCTCGCGACGGCGCCGTCGTCAGCTCCGTGTCGCCGCGCTCGCCGCCAGTCTGGCGGCGGCTACGGTCGGCGCAGGGTGGCTGGCGGAGACGCTGCATTGGTCCGCGGATTATCGCACCGCCGTCGGCGAGCATCGGACGGTGCCGCTGGCCGACGGGTCCGTCATGGAGATGAACACCGGCACCGCCGTCTCCGTGATGTTCTCCGATGAGGCTCGCCGCATTACGCTGCACGAAGGCGAGGCGATGTTTACGGTTGCTCCCGATTCGTCCCGCCCGTTCGAGGTGGCGGCGGCGGCCGGCGTCACGCGGGCGCTGGGCACGGCTTTCAATGTGCGAGCCGAGGACGACCGTGTCACCGTGACCGTCCTTCAGCATCAGGTGCTGATCTCCGCCGGGCAGAGCCCGCCGACCCGTCTCTCCAGCGGGCAGCAGACGACCTACGGCCCTGACGGCGCCATCGGCCCGGTTCGCGAGGTAGACGCCGATCGTGTCGTCGCCTGGCGCCGAGGCCGGCTCGTCTTCGACAATCAACCGCTCGCGGAAGTCCTGCATGAGTTGAGCCGCTACAGTAGGGGATATATTCTCCTTCCCGATCCGGCGTTGCAGTCGGTTTCCGTCACCGGCGTTTTCGACACGACACACCCCGACAGGGCGTTACGCACGATTGAAGAGACCTTGCCGATCCGCGCGGTCCGGCTGACCGATCGACTGGTTCTTTTGTACCAGCAGCGCCTTTCCACTAGACCTCCCGCCCTCGACAGTCGTCTTCCCCACTGA
- a CDS encoding RNA polymerase sigma factor, whose amino-acid sequence MGSSSIQKTGLAVTQREWAERFQPHAHDIRQFLLRRLKCPETASDVLQDTFLRLMQSAPAVAIENPRAWLFRIAANLATDHLRRRQHRGDHLSDEEIRDDIPDARPSAETQIFTKQQVEILKQAIAELPPKCREVFILHKFKHLSYAEVSVRLGIARSTVVKHMIKALAHCKRRIDEAST is encoded by the coding sequence ATGGGATCGAGTTCAATCCAGAAGACGGGGCTAGCCGTGACCCAACGCGAGTGGGCGGAGCGTTTTCAACCCCATGCGCACGACATTCGGCAGTTCCTCCTCCGCCGGCTGAAATGTCCCGAGACGGCGTCGGATGTGCTGCAGGATACCTTCCTGCGCCTGATGCAAAGCGCGCCGGCCGTGGCCATTGAGAATCCTCGCGCCTGGCTCTTCCGAATCGCCGCGAACCTGGCCACCGATCATCTCCGCCGCCGGCAGCACCGTGGCGACCATCTCTCCGACGAGGAGATCCGGGACGACATCCCGGACGCCCGTCCCTCTGCTGAGACGCAAATCTTCACCAAGCAACAAGTGGAAATTTTGAAGCAGGCCATCGCCGAGCTGCCGCCCAAATGCCGCGAGGTCTTCATCCTGCACAAGTTCAAGCACCTGAGCTATGCCGAAGTCTCGGTGCGGTTGGGCATCGCGCGAAGCACGGTGGTCAAGCACATGATCAAGGCCCTGGCACACTGTAAGCGCCGGATCGACGAGGCGTCGACCTGA
- a CDS encoding zinc transporter ZupT: MIELIGMGAVAGVFPVYLGIGFALLASRMLSRAWEAGLIGLATGVLVYLFFDLMHEAVELTGARDVVSWIVLLGCLLVSFVGLVVLEESQLGKHRRLTRVLSLPYLIALGMGLHNLGEGLAIGTSYTNGEWALSALLVAGFALHNGTEGFGIVGAAGRNSIPAKDVLLLGLLAGAPTCVGAVLSGLDPSPYLSVAWYTLAAGSLLYVILALIALTYTVTRRVQMALGVFAGIALMYVTAMLLTLAGGLRT; this comes from the coding sequence ATGATTGAACTCATCGGCATGGGCGCCGTAGCCGGCGTCTTTCCCGTCTATCTGGGCATCGGTTTCGCGCTCCTCGCCAGCCGCATGCTGTCCCGCGCGTGGGAAGCCGGACTGATCGGTCTGGCGACCGGCGTGCTGGTCTATCTCTTTTTCGATCTCATGCATGAAGCGGTGGAGCTGACCGGCGCCCGGGACGTCGTGTCGTGGATCGTGTTGCTCGGCTGTTTGCTGGTGAGCTTCGTCGGCCTGGTCGTGTTGGAAGAGAGTCAACTGGGCAAGCACCGCCGCCTGACGCGCGTCCTCTCGTTGCCGTACCTCATCGCGCTGGGCATGGGTCTGCACAACCTCGGGGAAGGCCTGGCCATCGGAACCAGTTACACCAACGGAGAGTGGGCGTTGAGCGCGCTGTTGGTCGCCGGCTTTGCGCTCCATAACGGCACCGAGGGGTTCGGGATCGTCGGCGCGGCCGGCCGGAACTCGATCCCGGCGAAGGATGTGCTGCTGCTGGGCCTGCTCGCCGGCGCGCCGACCTGCGTGGGCGCCGTGCTCAGTGGGCTCGATCCTTCCCCGTATTTATCGGTGGCCTGGTACACGCTGGCCGCCGGTTCCTTGTTGTACGTCATTCTGGCCCTCATCGCTCTCACCTATACCGTCACGCGCCGGGTGCAGATGGCCCTCGGCGTCTTCGCGGGCATCGCCCTCATGTATGTCACCGCGATGCTCCTGACTCTGGCGGGAGGCCTTCGCACATAA